Proteins from a genomic interval of Actinoalloteichus hymeniacidonis:
- a CDS encoding FecCD family ABC transporter permease, whose product MAQRQRATALFNRVPLIPLMTGLSVLLVLTMLLAVGVGSVQIGLSDSWRVVVDRLTGTPPADVVQDQILWTYRVPRVLLAALCGAGLSIAGVVLQAVVANPLADPYILGISSGASVGAVVVMTAGSGVLAGLTGLGVTGAAFLGALLAVVLVFALGQRSGRLVPTRLVLSGVAIGYVLAAVTSYLQLQANPNELRRVMFWMLGSVAGAQWEQLPLTATVVLISTGLLVLYGRRLNALVTGDESATALGVDVWRLRIGLLVTASLLTASLISVAGGIGFVGLMIPHLVRLTFGIDHRRLLPLAALIGASYLVLVDLLSRLVDPPNELPLGIFTAVFGAPFFIWLIRRGRGLDAT is encoded by the coding sequence GTGGCCCAACGGCAACGGGCGACGGCGCTGTTCAACCGGGTGCCGTTGATTCCGCTGATGACCGGTCTGTCGGTCCTCCTCGTATTGACGATGCTGCTTGCGGTCGGAGTGGGCTCGGTCCAGATCGGGTTGTCGGACAGTTGGCGGGTGGTCGTCGACCGATTGACCGGGACACCACCCGCCGACGTGGTCCAAGATCAGATCCTGTGGACCTATCGGGTTCCCAGGGTGTTGTTGGCGGCGCTCTGTGGCGCAGGCCTGTCGATCGCGGGCGTCGTGCTGCAGGCCGTCGTCGCCAATCCGCTGGCCGATCCCTACATCCTGGGTATCTCCTCCGGTGCCTCGGTGGGCGCGGTCGTCGTGATGACGGCGGGCTCCGGGGTTCTCGCCGGACTGACCGGACTCGGGGTCACCGGTGCCGCCTTCCTCGGTGCGCTGCTGGCAGTGGTACTGGTCTTCGCGCTGGGCCAACGCAGCGGCAGGCTGGTGCCGACCCGATTGGTGCTCTCCGGGGTGGCGATCGGCTATGTGCTGGCCGCCGTCACCAGCTACCTCCAGTTGCAGGCGAACCCGAACGAGCTGCGCAGGGTGATGTTCTGGATGCTCGGCAGCGTCGCGGGGGCGCAATGGGAGCAGTTGCCTCTCACCGCGACCGTGGTCCTGATCAGTACCGGGCTCCTCGTGCTCTACGGCAGGCGGCTCAACGCACTGGTCACCGGTGACGAATCGGCCACCGCACTGGGCGTGGACGTGTGGCGGCTGCGCATCGGCCTGCTGGTCACCGCCTCGCTGCTCACTGCCTCCCTCATCTCGGTCGCGGGCGGCATCGGTTTCGTCGGACTGATGATCCCGCACCTGGTTCGGCTGACATTCGGCATCGACCATCGGCGGTTGTTGCCGTTGGCGGCGTTGATCGGCGCGTCGTACCTCGTGCTGGTCGATCTGCTCTCCCGACTCGTCGACCCACCCAACGAGCTGCCACTGGGCATCTTCACCGCAGTGTTCGGCGCGCCGTTCTTCATCTGGCTGATCAGGCGCGGCCGAGGATTGGATGCCACATGA
- a CDS encoding ABC transporter substrate-binding protein, whose protein sequence is MTVVARRLRIPITAAVLLASTGCSNATPETASADGDPVSSPAGYPVVIENCGEEFTFLAPPERTVVMNGGSVAEVSTMLALGLGDRIVANAQNYGISEVEGRQAEIDALPTGDLDLNDAGDIPREAMLSLRPDFVVSTYDGGFAADLGHATRDELRQLGANSYAPAHSCAGDVAEGTPSIEDSYELITDLATIFGVEDRAEEIIQTSRAEIDAVEALVADAEEPQVLVLFVGMSMGSGGLGDVGATGIWNDILARAGATNAFASASAGMFADVSLEQAADASIDGVVIVSYQHPDPESEAHRLFEEFPQWAASRNEDFVVLSDSIYLGPSNAAAVEAIARMSHPERF, encoded by the coding sequence ATGACTGTGGTGGCTCGGCGACTCCGGATTCCGATCACGGCAGCGGTCCTACTGGCCTCGACGGGCTGCTCGAACGCCACACCAGAGACCGCCTCCGCTGACGGCGACCCGGTGAGTAGCCCGGCGGGGTACCCGGTGGTCATCGAGAATTGCGGGGAGGAGTTCACCTTCCTCGCTCCTCCGGAACGCACCGTCGTGATGAATGGCGGTTCGGTCGCAGAGGTCTCCACGATGCTGGCACTCGGATTGGGCGACCGGATCGTCGCCAATGCCCAGAACTACGGCATATCCGAGGTCGAGGGGAGACAGGCGGAGATCGATGCCCTTCCCACCGGTGATCTCGACCTGAACGATGCGGGAGACATTCCGCGCGAGGCGATGCTCTCGCTGCGACCGGATTTCGTGGTCTCCACCTACGACGGCGGATTCGCCGCCGATCTCGGGCATGCCACCAGGGACGAACTGCGACAACTGGGCGCGAACAGTTACGCCCCGGCGCACAGCTGCGCGGGAGACGTCGCCGAAGGCACCCCTAGCATCGAGGACAGCTATGAATTGATCACCGATCTCGCCACGATCTTCGGCGTCGAGGATCGTGCCGAGGAGATCATCCAGACCTCCCGCGCCGAGATCGACGCCGTCGAAGCCCTCGTGGCGGACGCGGAGGAACCCCAGGTGCTCGTCCTGTTCGTCGGCATGAGCATGGGTTCGGGTGGGCTCGGCGACGTCGGAGCCACCGGTATCTGGAACGACATACTGGCCCGGGCGGGAGCCACGAACGCCTTCGCTAGCGCCTCGGCGGGGATGTTCGCCGATGTGAGCCTCGAACAGGCCGCCGACGCCTCGATCGACGGCGTGGTCATCGTGAGTTATCAGCACCCGGATCCCGAATCGGAAGCGCACCGGCTGTTCGAGGAGTTCCCACAATGGGCGGCGTCGCGCAACGAGGACTTCGTGGTGTTGTCGGACTCGATCTATCTCGGGCCGAGCAATGCGGCGGCCGTCGAGGCGATCGCGCGCATGTCGCATCCCGAGAGGTTCTGA
- a CDS encoding zf-HC2 domain-containing protein: protein MDCERYREALSARIDGEASVLPESEINRHVQGCSECHAWEGAVTDMRRSMHVRSAPAVPDLTDRIMAMPAPAKPRRQRRRILLGIVAVTQILLGVGQLLGGGHHVHGASGGLTAGHLINESAAWNLALGVGLLWAAVRTRAAAGQLPMLGGFAVVLGLVSIGDLVGGLVTAERVLSHSLVFIGVILLMTVARGHREEGLPGPATTGNSGSAESPVITPNALALITGAKNPPGAQARAQSRSDLDRAA, encoded by the coding sequence ATGGACTGTGAGCGTTACCGGGAGGCATTGTCGGCACGCATCGACGGAGAAGCCAGTGTCCTGCCCGAGTCGGAGATCAACCGACATGTCCAGGGCTGTTCGGAATGCCACGCCTGGGAGGGCGCGGTCACGGACATGCGACGCTCGATGCACGTCCGGTCCGCCCCAGCGGTACCCGACCTCACCGACCGAATCATGGCGATGCCCGCCCCGGCGAAACCCAGAAGGCAGCGGCGTCGCATCCTCCTCGGCATCGTGGCGGTCACCCAGATCCTTCTCGGGGTCGGTCAGCTCCTCGGCGGCGGACACCATGTGCATGGTGCATCCGGGGGCCTCACCGCAGGACACCTGATCAACGAGAGCGCGGCGTGGAATCTCGCGTTGGGAGTCGGCCTGCTGTGGGCTGCGGTGCGCACGCGCGCGGCGGCCGGTCAACTGCCGATGCTCGGCGGCTTCGCCGTGGTCCTGGGGTTGGTGTCGATCGGTGATCTCGTCGGCGGACTGGTCACCGCAGAACGAGTTCTCTCGCACAGCCTCGTCTTCATCGGGGTGATCCTGTTGATGACCGTGGCGCGCGGACACCGTGAGGAGGGGCTGCCCGGACCAGCCACGACCGGTAACTCGGGGTCGGCCGAGTCACCGGTGATCACGCCGAACGCGCTCGCTCTGATAACCGGTGCCAAGAATCCTCCGGGGGCGCAGGCCCGGGCACAGTCGAGAAGCGATCTGGACCGAGCCGCCTGA
- a CDS encoding ATP-grasp domain-containing protein, giving the protein MPAANIFVVGLDEPNREVMRSMPNADRYRLHQLLSIEELQHGTIPIVELIAEAEQRLTAFDGPIDGIVGFWDFPVSTMVPILCSRFGTRGADLTSVLKCEHKYWSRLEQQKVIDEHPRFGLVEPGDQRPPADLRYPLWLKPVKSFSSDLAFKVDDDTEFRQAVERIVEGIGRIGEPFDHILGHVRLPPEIETAGGQAILAEEALSGVQVAVEGYALAGQVEIYGTLDSVDYPDSPCFLRHQYPSLLPSAVRDRLVDISTRVIAHIGLTNATFSIEYFYDPETDDIGLLEINTRHSQSHAALFQQVDGFPNHHCMLALATGEDPTLPRGGGEHGIAARCYHRRFSDGVLRRGPTQAELDRIHQQLPGVRVYPVAKEGERLSSLEAQDSYSFTLAEIAVGAEDEADLIDKYERCVAALTYEFVDEEG; this is encoded by the coding sequence ATGCCAGCGGCCAACATCTTCGTCGTAGGGCTCGACGAACCGAACCGAGAAGTCATGCGGTCCATGCCGAACGCCGACCGGTATCGGCTGCATCAGCTGTTGAGCATCGAGGAGCTGCAACACGGCACGATCCCCATCGTCGAGCTGATCGCCGAGGCCGAGCAACGTTTGACCGCCTTCGACGGCCCCATCGATGGGATCGTCGGGTTCTGGGACTTCCCCGTCAGCACGATGGTGCCGATCCTGTGCAGCCGCTTCGGCACCAGAGGGGCGGACCTGACCTCGGTGCTGAAATGCGAGCACAAGTACTGGAGCAGGCTTGAACAGCAGAAGGTCATCGACGAGCACCCCCGCTTCGGCTTGGTCGAGCCGGGGGATCAGCGGCCGCCCGCCGATCTGCGCTATCCGTTGTGGCTCAAGCCCGTGAAGTCGTTCTCCTCCGACCTGGCGTTCAAAGTGGACGACGACACGGAGTTCCGGCAGGCGGTCGAGCGGATCGTCGAGGGCATCGGGCGGATCGGCGAGCCCTTCGACCACATCCTCGGCCATGTGCGACTGCCACCCGAGATCGAGACGGCGGGCGGTCAGGCCATCCTCGCCGAGGAGGCGTTGTCCGGTGTGCAGGTCGCGGTCGAGGGCTACGCACTGGCAGGACAGGTCGAGATCTACGGCACGCTGGATTCGGTCGACTACCCCGACAGCCCGTGCTTCCTGCGCCACCAGTACCCGTCGTTGCTGCCGAGCGCGGTGCGCGACCGCCTGGTGGACATCTCCACCCGGGTCATCGCACACATCGGCCTGACGAACGCGACCTTCAGCATCGAGTACTTCTACGATCCGGAGACCGACGACATCGGACTGTTGGAGATCAACACCCGGCACTCGCAATCGCACGCCGCGCTGTTCCAACAGGTGGATGGCTTTCCCAACCACCACTGCATGCTCGCCCTGGCGACCGGTGAGGATCCGACGCTGCCGCGCGGCGGTGGCGAGCACGGCATCGCGGCCCGCTGCTACCACCGCAGGTTCTCCGACGGCGTGCTGCGTCGCGGACCGACGCAGGCCGAACTGGACCGCATCCACCAGCAGCTTCCCGGCGTCCGGGTGTACCCGGTGGCCAAGGAGGGCGAGCGACTCTCCTCGTTGGAGGCACAGGACAGCTACAGCTTCACGTTGGCCGAGATCGCCGTCGGCGCCGAGGACGAGGCGGATCTGATCGACAAGTACGAGCGCTGCGTCGCCGCGCTCACCTACGAGTTCGTCGACGAGGAAGGATGA
- a CDS encoding cytochrome c oxidase assembly protein: protein MRRRGKPDFGIERMVRGGLTISVTIAVVVVALTVALAGDVHAPLGDTDPGPVTSLGATLLRLFARIASAVCLGSLLFAAFCTPSAPTGTVTADGYAALRTAGRAAVCWAGTAVLLIPFSAGDTAGSPVASVLGDPGAVWGLVDALEEPKAWLFVLGCAVAVAVGARWTLSWRPIVLLLVIAVFGVLAPVVVGHAAVGAWHDVATNAMLWHAVAAASWLGTLVALLLHLRRGGTDHEQALRRYHRLSLGCLAVLGVSGVIGGLVAARPAGLIGTGYGLLLLVKVLILLALVAIVVALRRNSLPRSGVEGRRPVTRLLVVEVIVFGLAAGVSAALGRLVLPSFLSDPASILETMIGYELPSAPDLAGMVLGWRLNLVVGVGALAGLVLYLLGVRRLRQRGDRWPIQRTSAWLAGCLIVLVTTSSGLGRFASGAFSIHMATHMTLNMLAPLLLVLGGPITLALRALPTAGNGLPPGPREWLVSLSHSGAARLFLHPVTASVIFIGSLYGLYFTGLFDQAMPEHWAHQLMTIHFLVSGYLFYWLIIGVDRTPRPLPHLARLGMLFAAMPFHAFFGVLLMTRPTLIGEMYYGSLDLWWVPDLLADQQMGGGIAWVAGEIPMVFVLIALLVQWSRQDDRDARRHDRRTNATPGASPDLDSYNAMLAALSERRD from the coding sequence GTGCGCAGACGTGGCAAGCCCGATTTCGGTATCGAACGCATGGTTCGCGGTGGATTGACGATCTCGGTGACGATCGCCGTGGTGGTCGTCGCCCTGACCGTGGCTCTCGCCGGTGATGTCCACGCGCCGCTCGGCGACACGGACCCCGGCCCGGTCACCTCCCTGGGGGCAACGCTGCTTCGACTGTTCGCCCGGATCGCCAGCGCGGTCTGCCTGGGCTCGTTGTTGTTCGCCGCCTTCTGCACCCCGTCCGCACCGACGGGCACCGTCACCGCCGATGGCTATGCGGCGCTGCGGACGGCGGGGCGTGCCGCGGTCTGTTGGGCGGGAACGGCGGTGTTACTGATCCCCTTCAGCGCGGGCGATACCGCCGGTTCGCCGGTGGCGTCGGTGCTCGGCGACCCCGGCGCGGTGTGGGGACTCGTCGACGCACTCGAAGAGCCGAAGGCCTGGCTGTTCGTGCTGGGCTGCGCCGTCGCCGTCGCGGTGGGGGCACGGTGGACGCTGTCCTGGCGTCCGATCGTGTTGCTGCTGGTGATCGCGGTGTTCGGGGTGCTGGCGCCCGTGGTCGTCGGTCACGCCGCTGTCGGCGCTTGGCACGATGTGGCGACCAACGCGATGCTGTGGCATGCGGTGGCGGCGGCGTCCTGGTTGGGCACGCTGGTCGCGTTGTTGCTTCACCTGCGACGCGGCGGCACCGACCACGAGCAGGCCCTCCGGCGTTATCACCGTCTCTCGCTCGGCTGCCTCGCCGTGCTGGGCGTCTCCGGGGTGATCGGCGGATTGGTCGCGGCCCGCCCCGCAGGTCTCATCGGGACCGGGTATGGACTGCTGCTCCTCGTCAAGGTTCTGATTCTGCTCGCGTTGGTGGCGATCGTCGTGGCTCTGCGCCGAAACTCGCTGCCACGATCCGGCGTCGAAGGACGTCGACCGGTGACGCGCCTGCTGGTGGTCGAGGTCATCGTGTTCGGGCTGGCAGCCGGTGTGTCGGCGGCGTTGGGTCGGCTCGTGCTGCCATCGTTCCTGTCCGATCCCGCGTCGATCCTGGAGACGATGATCGGCTACGAGCTGCCCTCGGCCCCCGACCTCGCGGGCATGGTGCTGGGTTGGCGACTGAATCTCGTGGTCGGGGTCGGTGCATTGGCGGGTCTGGTGCTCTATCTCCTCGGCGTGCGCAGGTTGCGGCAACGCGGCGATCGCTGGCCGATCCAACGCACCTCGGCTTGGTTGGCGGGTTGCCTGATCGTCCTGGTCACGACGTCATCCGGGCTGGGCCGTTTCGCCTCCGGTGCCTTCAGCATCCACATGGCGACCCACATGACGTTGAACATGCTGGCCCCGCTGCTGTTGGTGCTCGGCGGACCGATCACGCTGGCGTTACGCGCGCTGCCCACTGCGGGGAACGGGCTGCCGCCGGGGCCACGGGAATGGCTGGTGTCGCTGTCCCATTCCGGAGCCGCGCGACTGTTCCTGCACCCCGTCACCGCCTCCGTGATCTTCATCGGCTCGCTGTACGGGCTTTATTTCACCGGTCTCTTCGATCAGGCGATGCCGGAACATTGGGCTCATCAGTTGATGACCATCCACTTCCTGGTGTCCGGTTACCTCTTCTACTGGTTGATCATCGGCGTCGACCGAACGCCTCGGCCGCTGCCACATCTGGCGAGGCTGGGGATGCTGTTCGCCGCCATGCCCTTCCACGCGTTCTTCGGGGTGCTGTTGATGACCCGGCCGACGCTGATCGGGGAGATGTATTACGGCTCGCTCGATCTGTGGTGGGTACCCGATCTCCTCGCCGACCAACAGATGGGCGGCGGGATCGCCTGGGTGGCCGGTGAGATTCCGATGGTGTTCGTACTGATCGCACTGCTCGTCCAGTGGTCCCGGCAGGACGACAGAGACGCCCGTCGTCACGATCGCCGGACGAACGCAACACCCGGTGCGAGCCCCGACCTCGACTCGTACAACGCGATGTTGGCTGCGCTGTCCGAACGACGAGATTGA
- a CDS encoding CocE/NonD family hydrolase has product MRTVASLPYTITSEENVWIPMSDGTRLSGRIWRPTSADAQPVPAILEYIPYRHRDLTSLRDSINHPYMAGHGYACVRVDIRGTGNSDGVLTDEYLEQEQQDAEEVLAWLAEQPWCDGQTGMMGISWGAFAALQVAARRPPSLRAIVIASFTDDRYGDDMHYMGGCMLSDNLAESSTMFAYATCPPDPAVVGDRWRDMWFERLESGGPWVAEWLQHQRRDDYWRHASISGDYDAVQCPVFAVCGWADGYSNAVFRLLENLNVPRKGLIGPWSHKYPHVGEPGPAIGFLQEVVCWWDYWMKDESEREFDDFICLPGEPMLRTWMQDSVPPSTAYQERPGRWVGEPSWPSPHIRSMSYRLAPYRIVDEDTEAEEREMTVQSPLSVGQFAGKWCSYNAPPDLPYDQREEDGGSLTFDSDILTEQREILGAPRVELDVTVTQPVAMIAARLSDVSPDGRATRITYGLLNLTHRDSHEDPTPMEPGKRCRVSLSLNGVAQAFPPGHRIRLSLSTSYWPLAWPPPHPGLLSVHTGTSSLILPVRPIAEPDGVASQPFGQPEGAPPIETSHLRPPEEGWTVSRDLIGYRSALEVLKDIGVVRFEDIDLEVGRRAFERYGWVADDFSSVRGETEWTMEFARGDWRVSITTNTTLTCTPENFVLHARLDAYEGPDRVFSQNWHHVVPRDLV; this is encoded by the coding sequence ATGCGGACGGTGGCCTCGCTGCCCTATACGATCACGTCGGAGGAGAACGTCTGGATTCCGATGTCCGACGGTACCCGGCTGTCCGGCCGAATCTGGCGACCGACCTCCGCCGACGCGCAGCCGGTGCCCGCAATCCTGGAGTACATCCCCTATCGACATCGGGACCTGACCTCGCTGCGGGACTCGATCAACCACCCCTATATGGCCGGTCACGGCTACGCCTGTGTTCGCGTCGACATCAGGGGTACCGGCAATTCCGACGGTGTGCTGACCGACGAGTACCTGGAGCAGGAACAACAGGACGCCGAAGAGGTATTGGCCTGGTTGGCCGAACAGCCGTGGTGTGACGGACAGACCGGGATGATGGGCATCTCCTGGGGCGCGTTCGCCGCGCTCCAGGTGGCGGCCCGCCGCCCGCCGAGCCTGCGGGCGATCGTGATCGCGAGTTTCACCGACGACCGATACGGCGACGACATGCATTACATGGGCGGCTGCATGTTGTCCGACAACCTTGCCGAGTCCTCGACGATGTTCGCCTACGCCACCTGTCCGCCCGACCCGGCCGTGGTGGGGGACCGATGGCGGGACATGTGGTTCGAACGGTTGGAGAGCGGCGGGCCCTGGGTCGCGGAATGGCTGCAACACCAACGACGGGACGACTATTGGCGGCACGCCTCGATCAGCGGCGACTACGACGCCGTGCAATGCCCGGTGTTCGCGGTGTGCGGTTGGGCGGATGGCTACTCGAACGCGGTCTTCCGGTTGTTGGAGAACCTCAACGTCCCGCGAAAGGGACTCATCGGCCCGTGGTCCCACAAATATCCGCACGTGGGAGAGCCGGGTCCGGCGATCGGCTTCCTTCAGGAGGTGGTGTGCTGGTGGGACTACTGGATGAAGGACGAATCGGAACGCGAGTTCGACGACTTCATCTGCCTGCCGGGCGAACCGATGCTGCGTACCTGGATGCAGGACAGCGTCCCGCCGTCGACGGCCTACCAGGAACGGCCAGGACGGTGGGTCGGCGAGCCGTCGTGGCCCTCGCCACACATCCGCTCGATGTCGTACCGACTGGCGCCCTATCGAATCGTCGATGAGGACACCGAGGCCGAGGAACGCGAGATGACGGTCCAGTCGCCGTTGTCGGTCGGCCAGTTCGCCGGGAAGTGGTGCTCCTACAACGCCCCGCCGGACCTGCCGTACGACCAGCGGGAGGAGGACGGCGGCTCACTGACCTTCGACAGCGACATTCTTACTGAGCAGCGCGAGATCCTGGGTGCGCCGCGGGTGGAACTGGACGTCACGGTGACACAGCCGGTGGCGATGATCGCGGCCCGACTATCCGATGTGTCCCCCGACGGCCGCGCCACCAGGATCACCTACGGGCTGCTGAATCTCACCCACCGCGACAGCCATGAGGACCCGACACCGATGGAACCGGGGAAACGCTGCCGGGTGTCGTTGTCGCTCAACGGTGTCGCGCAGGCTTTCCCACCCGGACATCGCATCCGCCTCTCGCTGTCGACCTCCTATTGGCCGCTGGCCTGGCCGCCGCCGCATCCGGGCCTGCTCAGCGTGCACACCGGCACGAGTTCGCTGATCCTGCCGGTACGTCCGATCGCGGAACCGGACGGCGTCGCAAGCCAGCCCTTCGGACAACCGGAGGGCGCGCCGCCGATCGAGACCTCGCACCTGCGGCCCCCCGAGGAGGGCTGGACGGTATCCAGGGACCTCATCGGCTACCGCTCCGCGTTGGAGGTGCTCAAGGACATCGGGGTGGTTCGCTTCGAGGACATCGACCTCGAGGTCGGCAGGCGTGCCTTCGAGCGATACGGCTGGGTTGCCGACGACTTCTCCTCGGTTCGGGGCGAGACGGAGTGGACGATGGAGTTCGCCAGGGGAGACTGGCGGGTCTCGATCACCACCAACACGACGCTGACCTGCACACCGGAGAACTTCGTGCTGCACGCCCGGTTGGATGCCTATGAGGGACCGGACCGGGTCTTCTCGCAGAACTGGCACCACGTCGTCCCGCGCGATCTGGTGTGA
- a CDS encoding ABC transporter ATP-binding protein, giving the protein MRLLLSDVDLSLGDRRIVHRASLEVPPGSFVGLVGPNGSGKTTLLRSVYRSLRPDAGVVRVGDREVWRMSSRDAAQRTAAVLQSDSSSAGLTVEEVVALGRTPHHGLVGRWRQRDREIVEDALARTATAAFADRAFGTLSGGERQRVLVARALAQQPRLLILDEPTNHLDIRARFELLALVRATGVTTLAVLHELEMAARTCDELVVLDGGRIVAAGPVLEVLTPGLLREVFGVNAEAQCHSDGVVRLHYAADPLAPTHHGLD; this is encoded by the coding sequence ATGAGACTCCTGCTATCCGACGTCGACCTATCACTCGGCGATCGGCGGATCGTCCACCGTGCCTCGCTAGAGGTGCCACCGGGTTCCTTCGTGGGACTGGTCGGCCCCAATGGCAGTGGCAAGACCACGCTGCTGCGTTCCGTCTATCGCTCGTTGCGGCCCGATGCCGGTGTCGTCCGCGTCGGTGACCGCGAGGTGTGGCGGATGAGCTCGCGGGACGCGGCGCAGCGCACGGCCGCCGTGTTGCAGAGCGACTCCTCGTCGGCCGGTCTGACGGTCGAGGAGGTCGTCGCACTCGGTCGGACTCCGCACCATGGATTGGTGGGGCGGTGGCGCCAGCGTGATCGAGAGATCGTCGAGGACGCCTTGGCCAGGACCGCGACGGCTGCCTTCGCCGACCGGGCATTCGGGACCTTGTCCGGTGGTGAGCGGCAACGGGTTCTGGTCGCCAGGGCACTCGCCCAGCAACCCCGGCTGTTGATCCTCGATGAGCCGACCAATCATCTGGATATCCGGGCCCGCTTCGAGCTACTGGCCCTGGTACGTGCCACGGGTGTGACCACCCTGGCCGTACTGCACGAACTGGAGATGGCGGCGCGGACCTGCGACGAACTGGTGGTACTCGACGGCGGCCGGATCGTCGCGGCAGGCCCGGTCCTCGAAGTGCTCACGCCAGGCCTGCTTCGCGAGGTCTTCGGCGTCAACGCCGAGGCACAATGCCATTCCGACGGCGTGGTGCGGCTCCATTACGCCGCCGATCCACTGGCGCCCACACACCATGGACTCGACTAG
- a CDS encoding MSMEG_6728 family protein: MEQHVVGHSLPVQTFLPCVDFDDCAAVLDARRLGKQRVEVLQILRALVWPDYGWKNHPAVAMWRGFTRALVCYGVAICEDWRALGGRDTVLPQLLMFTGGVRDTQEQLDESGLLPPWLGLADLHNSHRCALVAKDPEHYRPVFPEVPDGLPYFWPRPVFPHWPLRRGTQRAATRREAMGLLAEPTLPLETDWTVARLAAGRDAEFTGSAPDCDLLAVYAGLRTTGRTLWLSLRGTESELPPPAIRPRRELGGKATARGPAGAAASRQPGPIETAAEQAEWQEQPEFLFLHPPGIGAASEPLPALLDALPADVGLVVLADPPQQGPPAAEVRALPRRTGTSRRRRAGTPAAGPVGLPDRALPDTARRRRADLDIVPDGHAGADRPVPATGGSAEESGGLPRPAIGLPVLRLRPRTE, encoded by the coding sequence GTGGAACAGCACGTCGTCGGGCACTCCCTCCCGGTGCAGACCTTCCTGCCCTGCGTCGACTTCGACGACTGCGCCGCCGTCCTGGATGCCCGGCGGCTGGGCAAACAGCGGGTCGAGGTGCTGCAGATCCTCCGAGCTCTGGTCTGGCCGGACTACGGCTGGAAGAACCATCCCGCGGTCGCGATGTGGCGCGGTTTCACCAGGGCATTGGTCTGCTACGGCGTCGCGATCTGTGAGGACTGGCGGGCACTCGGCGGCCGAGACACCGTGTTGCCACAGCTGTTGATGTTCACCGGCGGCGTCCGTGACACGCAGGAGCAACTGGACGAGTCGGGTTTGCTTCCGCCATGGCTGGGGCTGGCGGACCTGCACAATTCACATCGCTGCGCGTTGGTCGCCAAGGACCCCGAGCACTATCGGCCGGTGTTCCCCGAGGTGCCCGACGGGCTGCCGTACTTCTGGCCGCGCCCGGTCTTCCCGCACTGGCCGCTGCGCCGGGGAACACAGCGGGCCGCCACCCGACGGGAGGCCATGGGCCTGTTGGCCGAGCCGACCCTGCCGCTGGAGACGGACTGGACGGTGGCCCGACTCGCCGCGGGCCGGGATGCCGAGTTCACCGGCTCGGCGCCGGATTGCGACCTGCTCGCCGTCTACGCCGGGCTTCGCACGACGGGACGGACGCTCTGGCTTTCGCTCCGTGGCACCGAATCGGAACTGCCACCGCCCGCGATCCGGCCTCGCCGCGAGCTCGGGGGCAAGGCCACAGCGCGGGGCCCCGCCGGTGCAGCGGCCAGCAGGCAGCCCGGACCGATCGAGACGGCGGCCGAACAGGCCGAATGGCAGGAACAGCCCGAGTTCCTCTTCCTGCATCCGCCCGGCATCGGTGCGGCGAGCGAACCGCTGCCTGCATTGCTCGACGCGCTGCCTGCGGACGTCGGACTGGTCGTGCTCGCGGATCCGCCGCAGCAGGGGCCCCCGGCGGCCGAGGTGCGGGCACTGCCACGGCGCACCGGCACGTCTCGACGCCGGAGAGCTGGCACGCCCGCCGCAGGCCCGGTCGGCCTGCCGGATCGCGCGCTCCCCGATACCGCACGACGCCGACGTGCCGACCTCGACATCGTCCCGGACGGGCACGCGGGCGCCGATCGCCCGGTTCCCGCCACGGGCGGGAGCGCCGAGGAGAGCGGCGGACTCCCCCGCCCCGCGATCGGCCTGCCGGTGCTTCGGCTTCGTCCGCGAACCGAGTAG
- a CDS encoding sigma-70 family RNA polymerase sigma factor, with amino-acid sequence MTEEQVTALALAAGRGDRAALEAWVRATQRDVWRFLAHLADPGSADDLTQETYLRAFSSLPRFAARSSARTWLISIARRVVVDKIRSQTARPRLAREVDWQQAAEADAARRHQKAAGFEDIVELNMLLDALDESRRSAIVLTQILGLSYAEAADVCECEIGTIRSRVARAREDLLRARERAQDTG; translated from the coding sequence ATGACCGAGGAGCAGGTCACGGCGCTCGCGCTCGCTGCGGGTCGTGGAGACCGAGCCGCCCTGGAGGCCTGGGTTCGCGCGACCCAACGGGACGTCTGGCGGTTCCTCGCGCACCTGGCCGATCCCGGCAGTGCCGACGACCTGACGCAGGAGACGTATCTGCGGGCGTTCTCCTCGTTACCCAGGTTCGCCGCTCGATCCTCGGCTCGGACCTGGCTCATCTCGATCGCCCGTCGAGTGGTCGTGGACAAGATTCGTTCGCAGACGGCGCGCCCGCGCCTCGCACGCGAGGTCGACTGGCAGCAGGCGGCCGAAGCCGATGCAGCGCGCCGACACCAGAAGGCGGCGGGCTTCGAGGACATCGTGGAGCTCAACATGCTCTTGGACGCCCTCGACGAATCACGCCGTTCCGCGATCGTGCTCACCCAGATCCTCGGGCTGTCCTATGCCGAGGCCGCCGACGTCTGCGAATGCGAGATCGGCACGATTCGCTCCCGGGTGGCACGGGCCCGCGAAGATCTGCTCCGAGCGCGGGAACGGGCACAGGACACCGGCTGA